In the Sus scrofa isolate TJ Tabasco breed Duroc chromosome 7, Sscrofa11.1, whole genome shotgun sequence genome, one interval contains:
- the ZKSCAN4 gene encoding zinc finger protein with KRAB and SCAN domains 4 isoform X2, whose amino-acid sequence MAVLTPAQKSRNAQFQPMKALLKHESLGPQSSPNRALQVPRLPLGGRCREDAVVAANLTQESQRPLKMEDVALTLSPGWTQLDSSQVNSYRDERQENCGSLMALGGEIRTKLRDLPPEEEPPEQEPGQVPCHLGEAIGQIPVCAEAGEQEGRLQRKQKGAAGTRRHYCHECGKSFAQSSGLTKHRRIHTGEKPYECEDCGKTFIGSSALVIHQRVHTGEKPYECEECGKVFSHSSNLIKHQRTHTGEKPYECDDCGKTFSQSCSLLEHHKIHTGEKPYQCNMCGKAFRRNSHLLRHQRIHGDKHVQNPDRGETWESRDRMEHQWQNVEAPVSFKCNACERSFTRNRSLIEHQKIHTGEKPYPCDACGKGFTRPSYLVQHQRSHVGKKILSP is encoded by the exons ATGGCAGTATTGACACCAGCTCAGAAGTCACGAAATGCCCAGTTTCAGCCAATGAAGGCTCTGCTCAAGCATGAATCTTTGGGACCCCAGTCCTCACCAAACAGAG CTCTCCAGGTTCCTAGGCTTCCCCTGGGAGGGCGCTGCAGAGAAGATGCAGTGGTAGCTGCCAACCTCACCCAGGAGTCCCAG AGGCCGCTGAAAATGGAAGATGTGGCCCTGACCCTCAGTCCTGGGTGGACACAGCTGGATTCATCTCAGGTGAATTCGTACAGAGATGAAAGGCAGGAGAACTGTGGCAGCCTAATGGCCCTGG GTGGTGAAATACGGACTAAGCTCAGGGACCTGCCTCCAGAGGAGGAACCTCCAGAACAGGAGCCTGGGCAGGTACCATGCCACCTGGGTGAAGCCATTGGCCAGATTCCCGTGTGTGCAGAAGCTGGTGAACAGGAGGGCAGGTTacaaagaaagcagaaaggtGCTGCAGGGACGAGGCGGCACTATTGTCATGAATGTGGGAAGAGCTTTGCTCAGAGCTCAGGCCTGACTAAGCACAGGAGAATCCACACCGGGGAGAAACCCTATGAGTGTGAGGACTGCGGCAAGACCTTCATCGGGAGCTCTGCCCTCGTCATTCATCAGAGAGTCCACACTGGTGAGAAGCCGTATGAGTGTGAAGAGTGCGGCAAGGTCTTCAGTCACAGTTCAAACCTCATCAAACACCAGAGAACTCACACTGGGGAGAAGCCCTATGAGTGCGATGACTGTGGGAAAACCTTTAGCCAGAGTTGCAGCCTCCTCGAACATCACAAAATCCACACCGGGGAGAAGCCGTACCAGTGCAACATGTGCGGCAAAGCCTTTAGGCGGAATTCACATCTCTTGAGACATCAGAGGATCCACGGCGATAAACACGTTCAGAATCCTGACCGTGGTGAGACCTGGGAGAGTCGGGATAGGATGGAGCACCAGTGGCAAAACGTCGAGGCTCCCGTGTCTTTTAAATGTAATGCGTGTGAGAGAAGCTTCACTAGGAATAGAAGCCTTATTGAACACCAGAAAATCCACACTGGTGAGAAACCCTATCCATGTGATGCGTGTGGAAAAGGTTTCACTCGACCTTCATATCTTGTTCAGCATCAGAGAAGCCACgttgggaaaaaaatcctatcacCATGA
- the NKAPL gene encoding NKAP-like protein, with amino-acid sequence MAPVSRSRYPEDTVGSRRRRCSSSGSPPSAQARRSPLGGRSHFYSRGREGLRPPWGGSGVGALYSLSGSGSRERSPGLRNFSSSSSSVYYGGYRYHHHHYVGDRQWAEDYEKEKEENYRQRRLKERERIGELGAPEVWGLSPKLPEPDSDEHTPVEDDEVKTKKTSSSDSSSEEKRKKKTSHSKKKRKKKSKRKYRKYSDNSDSNSDSNTDSSSDDDDKKRPKKAKKKEKKKKHRAKKPKKKKTKKTRKESSDSNYKDSEGELPEGIWIEQSKIADNMDLIGPEAPITQISQDEKPLNYGHALLPGEGAAMAEYVKAGKRIPRRGEIGLTSEEIASFEYSGYVMSGSRHRRMEAVRLRKENQIYSADEKRALASFNQEERRKRENKILASFREMVYRKTKGKEDK; translated from the coding sequence ATGGCTCCGGTGTCTCGGTCCCGCTACCCCGAGGACACCGTAGGCTCTAGGAGACGGCGATGCAGCTCGTCCGGGAGCCCGCCTTCCGCGCAGGCCAGACGCTCCCCTTTGGGCGGCCGTTCCCACTTTTACTCCCGCGGCCGCGAGGGCCTCAGGCCTCCGTGGGGTGGGTCGGGCGTTGGCGCTCTTTATTCCCTTAGCGGTTCTGGGTCTCGGGAGCGGTCCCCAGGGCTCCGCAACTTCTCATCCTCGTCCTCTTCTGTCTATTATGGGGGATACCGCTACCATCACCATCACTATGTGGGCGACAGGCAATGGGCAGAAGACTacgagaaggagaaggaggagaactATCGCCAGAGAAggctgaaagagagagaaagaattgggGAGTTGGGAGCTCCTGAGGTGTGGGGACTGTCTCCAAAGCTTCCTGAGCCGGATTCAGATGAACACACCCCAGTTGAGGATGACGAGGTAAAGACTAAGAAGACCAGCAGTTCAGATTCCAGCTccgaagaaaaaaggaaaaagaagaccagtcattcaaaaaagaagaggaagaaaaagtccaaaagaaaatataggaagtaTTCTGATAACAGTGACAGTAATTCAGATTCCAACACTGATTCTAGctctgatgatgatgataaaaagaGACCcaaaaaagccaagaagaaagagaagaaaaagaaacacagagctAAAAAGCCCAAGAAAAAGAAGACCAAGAAGACTAGAAAAGAATCCAGTGACTCAAACTATAAGGATTCAGAAGGGGAGTTGCCAGAAGGTATCTGGATTGAGCAGTCAAAGATTGCAGATAACATGGATCTAATAGGTCCGGAAGCACCTATAACACAGATCTCTCAAGATGAGAAGCCTTTGAACTATGGCCATGCTCTGCTTCCAGGTGAAGGTGCAGCTATGGCTGAATATGTAAAAGCTGGAAAGCGTATCCCTCGAAGAGGTGAAATTGGGTTGACAAGTGAAGAGATTGCTTCTTTTGAATACTCAGGTTATGTTATGAGTGGTAGCAGGCATCGCAGAATGGAGGCTGTTCGACTGCGCAAAGAGAACCAGATCTATAGTGCTGATGAGAAGAGAGCCCTTGCATCCTTTAACCAAGAAGAGAGACGGAAGAGAGAGAATAAGATTCTAGCCAGTTTCCGAGAGATGGTGTATCGAAAGACAAAAGGGAAAGAGGACAAATAA
- the ZSCAN26 gene encoding zinc finger and SCAN domain-containing protein 26, which translates to MATTLVTAYSPAPLNLKKGGLRVVEENHCSAQEQGVKLQGKSTGLGQEPLCKQFRQLRYEETAGPREALSRLRELCRQWLQPETHSKEQILELLVLEQFLTILPEELQARVREHHPESGEDVVVVLEDLQSELGGAGQQVDPDQAKKQKMPVEETAPLKAVLEQQVQPECDVPKPEREKGKETKIANGKLVVEKGSCGGVESSGKISEPKETHYKDSDLDRQQIKPKEIDYKCSECGEGFIHHSDLIKHEGLHKGEKLCESEASQSSNLTGLQKIHSREKGHQCDECGKAFQRSSHLVRHQKIHLGEKPYQCKECGKVFSQNAGLLEHLRIHTGEKPYLCIHCGKNFRRSSHLNRHQRIHSQEEPCECKECGKTFSQALLLTHHQRIHSHSKGHQCNECGKAFSLTSDLIRHHRIHTGEKPFKCTICQKAFRLNSHLAQHVRIHNEEKPYGCKECGEAFRQRSGLFQHQRYHHRDKLA; encoded by the exons ATGGCGACAACATTGGTGACTGCTTATTCCCCGGCTCCTCTGAATCTCAAGAAGGGGGGGCTTCGAGTAGTGGAGGAGAATCACTGCTCTGCTCAGGAACAGGGAGTCAAGCTGCAGGGAAAGAGCACAGGCCTCGGACAGGAGCCATTGTGCAAACAATTCAGGCAGTTGCGGTATGAAGAGACTGCAGGACCTCGAGAGGCACTGAGCCGGCTCCGGGAACTGTGCCGACAGTGGCTGCAGCCTGAGACCCACAGCAAGGAGCAGATCCTGGAGCTACTGGTGCTGGAGCAGTTCCTGACCATCCTGCCTGAGGAGCTCCAGGCCCGGGTGCGGGAGCATCACCCAGAGAGCGGGGAAGACGTGGTGGTCGTACTGGAGGATTTGCAGTCAGAGCTGGGTGGAGCAGGACAGCAGGTG GACCCAGACcaggcaaagaaacagaaaatgcctGTGGAGGAGACAGCCCCTCTGAAAGCAGTGCTGGAGCAGCAGGTCCAACCTGAGTGTGATGTTCCAAAGCCTGAAAGAGAGAAGG GTAAGGAGACCAAGATTGCGAATGGGAAGCTGGTTGTAGAGAAAGGCTCCTGTGGAGGAGTAGAATCATCTGGGAAAATATCTGAACCCAAAGAGACTCATTACAAGGACTCTGACTTGGATAGGCAGCAGATCAAGCCCAAGGAGATTGACTATAAATGCTCAGAATGTGGGGAGGGGTTTATCCACCACTCAGACCTGATTAAGCATGAAGGTTTGCACAAGGGAGAAAAGCTCTGTGAATCTGAAGCATCTCAGAGTTCTAATCTTACTGGACTTCAGAAAATCCACTCTAGAGAGAAAGGTCATCAATGTGATGAGTGTGGGAAAGCTTTTCAGAGAAGTTCACACCTTGTCAGACATCAAAAAATTCATCTTGGCGAGAAGCCTTATCAGTGCAAAGAGTGTGGAAAGGTCTTTAGTCAGAATGCTGGCCTTCTGGAACATCTCAGAAtccatactggagagaaaccttatctATGTATCCATTGTGGAAAGAATTTTCGGCGCAGCTCTCACCTTAATCGACACCAGAGAATTCACAGTCAGGAGGAGCCCTGTGAGTGTAAGGAGTGTGGGAAAACCTTTAGTCAGGCCCTTCTTCTCACCCACCATCAGAGAATCCACAGCCACTCCAAAGGCCATCAGTGTAAtgagtgtgggaaagccttcagttTGACCTCAGACCTTATTCGACACCACAGgattcacactggagaaaaacctTTCAAGTGTACTATATGCCAGAAAGCCTTCCGACTAAACTCGCACCTCGCTCAGCACGTGAGAATCCACAACGAGGAAAAACCCTATGGATGTAAGGAATGTGGAGAAGCGTTCCGGCAGAGGTCAGGTCTTTTTCAACATCAGAGGTATCACCACAGAGATAAACTGGCCTGA